Proteins encoded within one genomic window of Agelaius phoeniceus isolate bAgePho1 chromosome Z, bAgePho1.hap1, whole genome shotgun sequence:
- the C9 gene encoding complement component C9, producing MRTMHLILQLIAILCNVETVASIWQESRSSSEKSFHRGTRELNAPFPIDCKLSSWSAWGPCDPCTNQRFRSRRIERFGQFGGKACLEALGDTQACKTSKACPEDPEPNCGADFQCNSGRCIKQRLVCNVDNDCGDLSDEDDCESDPRSPCRNHDIDVSELGRTAGHGINVLGMQPLASPFNNDFFNGLCERVRDGNTRMYYRKPWNVAVLTYNTKADTTFSSVYYHDRVKMLREVYIGKQKYFGVGASLKYTPTAASNKTSLGGNFKYDYRKSYTFGSILQSNTERNQTFLHVKGQIQLGRFQIRSRDVRLTDSFLDDLEFLPDEYDKGEYFKFLEDYGTHYAVSGTVGGKYELVYVLDNYAMSRQGITVDDVKKCLGYHLGANIAYENIQANLNVDGGKCKNIHRTDKSEVNDNAVIDDVLSLVEGGKIDFSVKIKEMLLRGAKAVDVEDYIEWAKSLVDAPVVIQQRPSPIHTLVPVKMRDAYLKKQNLERAIDDYITEYSVCKCEPCKNGGTLVLVDGVCTCLCSSYFKGIACQIPKSTLVKVVTDGGWSCWTAWSTCVNGESTRTRQCNNPAPGPGGRPCQGESIEKRPCEEEK from the exons ctcttcagaaaaatctTTCCACAGGGGAACAAGGGAATTGAATGCTCCATTTCCAATAGATTGCAAACTGAGCAGCTGGAGCGCATGGGGGCCCTGCGACCCATGCACCAATCAAAGG TTTCGCTCCAGACGTATTGAAAGATTTGGGCAGTTTGGTGGAAAAGCATGCCTGGAGGCCCTAGGAGACACACAAGCCTGTAAAACCAGCAAAGCCTGTCCTGAAGACCCAGAACCAAACTGTGGTGCTGACTTTCAGTGCAATTCAG GTCGATGTATAAAGCAAAGACTTGTGTGCAATGTGGATAATGACTGTGGCGACTTGTCTGATGAAGATGACTGTGAATCTGACCCACGGTCACCATGCCGAAACCATGACATTGATGTGTCTGAACTTGGCAGGACTGCAGGACATGG AATCAATGTTTTAGGGATGCAACCACTGGCCAGCCCATTTAACAATGACTTTTTCAATGGTCTTTGTGAGCGGGTGCGTGATGGGAACACACGGATGTACTACCGCAAGCCGTGGAATGTGGCTGTTCTCACTTACAAT ACAAAAGCAGACACAACTTTCTCATCTGTGTACTACCATGATCGTGTGAAAATGTTACGAGAGGTTTACataggaaaacagaaatattttggtgTTGGTGCCTCTCTGAAATACACACCTACTGCTGCGAGCAACAAAACTAGTTTAGGAGGAAATTTCAAATATGACTACAGAAAGAGTTATACTTTTGGTTCCATCCTGCAAAGCAACACAGAAAGG AACCAAACCTTTCTGCATGTAAAAGGACAGATTCAGCTGGGAAGGTTCCAAATTCGGAGTCGTGATGTTCGTCTCACAGATAGTTTCCTTGATGATTTAGAATTTCTGCCTGATGAATATGACAAGGGGGAGTATTTCAAATTCCTAGAAGACTATGGAACCCACTATGCAGTCTCTGGAACTGTAGGAGGAAAATATGAACTTGTTTACGTGCTGGATAATTATGCTATGTCTCGACAAG GAATCACTGTAGATGATGTAAAAAAATGCCTTGGCTATCACTTAGGTGCCAATATTGCATATGAAAACATACAAGCCAATCTTAATGTTGATGGTggtaaatgtaaaaatattcaTAGGACGGACAAAT cagaagtgaATGATAATGCTGTCATTGATGATGTCCTTTCCTTAGTTGAGGGAGGGAAGATTGACTTTTCAgttaaaatcaaagaaatgtTACTACGAGGAGCCAAAGCAGTTGATGTAGAGGATTACATAGAGTGGGCTAAATCTTTGGTTGATGCTCCAGTAGTGATACAGCAAAGG CCTTCTCCAATACATACACTTGTTCCAGTTAAGATGAGAGATGCatatttaaagaaacaaaatttggAAAGGGCAATTGACGACTACATTACCGAATACAGTGTGTGCAAATGTGAACCCTGCAAAAATGGAGGCACCCTTGTGCTGGTAGATGGAGTCTGTACATGCCTGTGCTCAAGTTATTTTAAGGGAATTGCTTGTCAAATTCCCAAATCTACATTAGTGAAAG TTGTGACTGATGGAGGCTGGAGCTGTTGGACTGCCTGGTCCACCTGCGTCAATGGAGAGAGCACTCGAACTCGCCAGTGTAATAATCCTGCACCAGGACCTGGTGGCAGGCCATGCCAGGGAGAAAGCATTGAAAAACGGCCCTGTGAAGAAGAGAAATAG